One Rhodococcus sp. P1Y DNA window includes the following coding sequences:
- a CDS encoding (2Fe-2S)-binding protein has translation MTDQHVNLIVNGEAQAVTVPSDAILVDVLREHLGLKGVRVGCRNGDCGTCTAYVDDDCVKTCLIFVGRADGQSVRTIESLGTVDDPSPVQQAFMECYSFQCGFCLPGMILSATTLLDRQPTPSDAEIRDTLSGNLCRCTGYENFVRGVRRASQIMQQGD, from the coding sequence ATGACCGACCAGCATGTGAACCTGATAGTCAATGGCGAGGCGCAGGCGGTCACGGTTCCCAGCGATGCCATCCTTGTAGATGTTCTGCGCGAGCACCTCGGATTGAAGGGCGTGCGCGTTGGCTGCCGCAACGGTGACTGCGGCACATGCACGGCATATGTCGACGACGACTGTGTGAAGACGTGCTTGATCTTCGTTGGACGAGCCGACGGACAATCGGTCCGAACCATCGAGAGCTTGGGCACCGTGGACGATCCCAGCCCGGTGCAGCAGGCCTTCATGGAGTGCTACTCGTTTCAGTGCGGATTCTGTCTGCCGGGCATGATCCTCTCGGCCACAACACTTTTGGATCGGCAACCGACACCGTCCGATGCCGAGATTCGAGACACTCTCAGTGGAAACCTCTGTAGATGCACCGGCTACGAGAACTTTGTCCGCGGCGTCAGGCGCGCCTCGCAGATCATGCAGCAAGGCGATTGA
- a CDS encoding ketopantoate reductase family protein, whose product MKVLILGAGAVGGYFGARLIQSGRDVTFLARARRAEQLRSVGIRIVKMDGSIETVPARTITADNIDSAYDLVIVAVKSFALPAALADVEPAVSTDTVVVPLLNGIAHLDKISDALGTGEIYGGTCRLATQTNDRNDIVQLGTPQSLRWGTLDGRNDGRLPSIRTALTGAGFDAECSDTIYQDMWEKWMFLAALGAICTLMRGSIGDVNSTSGGTDLVKAVIDEVVTVANASGNPPRPQCLRDMQDALTDPDASTTSSLYRDLLQNRRLEADQILGDLTARASGFEIDTPLLSLAQMNLSVYEIAGNRREVDR is encoded by the coding sequence GTGAAAGTTCTGATCCTGGGCGCTGGGGCCGTCGGAGGATACTTCGGGGCGCGGCTTATCCAGTCTGGCCGCGACGTCACCTTTCTTGCCAGGGCGCGGCGCGCCGAACAACTCCGCTCCGTCGGTATCCGGATAGTAAAGATGGACGGCAGTATCGAGACTGTGCCGGCAAGAACAATTACAGCCGATAACATCGACAGCGCCTACGACCTCGTTATTGTGGCCGTCAAATCGTTCGCTTTACCCGCAGCTCTCGCAGACGTCGAACCAGCGGTCAGCACCGATACCGTCGTCGTTCCTCTTCTCAACGGCATCGCACACCTCGACAAGATCAGCGATGCTCTCGGAACCGGTGAAATTTACGGAGGGACGTGTCGGCTTGCAACCCAAACGAACGACCGCAACGACATCGTGCAGCTGGGAACACCGCAGTCGCTGCGATGGGGGACACTCGACGGCCGCAACGACGGCCGCCTTCCCAGCATCCGAACCGCCCTCACCGGAGCAGGCTTCGACGCAGAATGTTCAGACACGATCTACCAGGATATGTGGGAGAAGTGGATGTTTCTAGCCGCACTGGGCGCAATCTGCACCTTGATGCGAGGGTCGATCGGGGACGTCAACTCGACCTCTGGAGGAACAGACCTGGTAAAAGCAGTCATCGATGAGGTTGTCACCGTCGCTAACGCGTCGGGTAACCCTCCTCGGCCGCAATGCCTTCGCGATATGCAGGACGCGCTGACCGACCCAGATGCGTCGACCACATCCTCGCTTTATCGCGATCTGCTACAGAACCGCCGTTTGGAGGCAGACCAGATTTTGGGTGATCTCACCGCCAGGGCAAGTGGATTCGAAATCGACACGCCGCTTCTGTCGCTGGCTCAGATGAACCTGTCCGTATATGAGATCGCCGGTAATCGTCGTGAAGTCGACCGGTGA
- a CDS encoding VOC family protein — MTIEGLEFDNVAVSVTDLTKSLEWYQRVFGFEVVYRTFSTVVDAELVIIERGAARIELLAQRGAREHPDAPIVPGPHLQTSGLKAIVFRTDDLEGITAYLETCSVQFEWKIQTLSADGLRSTMVRDPDGVLINVLDYPTTSPAFRAVSALPFEP; from the coding sequence ATGACTATCGAGGGCTTGGAGTTCGACAACGTCGCCGTCTCCGTCACGGATCTGACGAAATCGCTTGAATGGTACCAACGCGTCTTCGGATTCGAAGTGGTTTACCGAACCTTCAGCACCGTGGTGGATGCAGAGCTCGTGATCATCGAGCGAGGCGCGGCTCGAATCGAGCTGCTCGCACAGCGAGGCGCACGCGAGCATCCCGACGCACCGATCGTTCCGGGTCCGCACCTGCAAACCAGCGGTCTCAAAGCCATCGTTTTTCGCACCGACGACCTCGAAGGCATCACTGCCTATCTGGAAACGTGCAGCGTACAGTTCGAATGGAAGATACAGACGCTGTCGGCGGATGGACTCAGATCCACCATGGTCCGCGACCCTGACGGGGTGTTGATCAATGTCCTCGACTACCCCACCACCTCGCCTGCCTTCCGCGCTGTCTCCGCGCTGCCATTCGAGCCGTGA
- a CDS encoding LacI family DNA-binding transcriptional regulator: MPPSEDADPRRRPTLADVARLTGVDVSLVSRVLRDDPKGFASQDTRARIKHAAETLGYRANASARGLRNSRTKTFGLLLPGFTSPVYASIAQGVEQQAKKRGYGLVLGTHAAGDPHETITDMLMHGRVDAIMVASGHIEDGSLRELVEKAPRSVVLVNRQVRGVSASVVLRDSDAAALAVNHLVQLGHRSICGIFGSHTLDTMVRRKSGFVASCAKHAAIGTPIEVRDRDYAAGYEGALRALRHNSAPTALVAGTFPMGVGALAAARDAGICVPEHFSILALHTDRLADFLSPRLSTVALPTRQLGAEAVELAVVLTEGGTPPYRCSRASQTATARFDRGGACSLSTIDLRRTYR; this comes from the coding sequence GTGCCACCCAGCGAAGACGCAGACCCTCGACGACGTCCGACGCTGGCCGATGTCGCTCGACTGACGGGGGTCGATGTCAGTTTGGTCTCGCGGGTTCTCCGCGACGATCCGAAGGGGTTCGCATCACAGGACACCCGCGCCAGAATCAAGCATGCCGCGGAGACACTCGGATACCGCGCCAACGCATCGGCGCGGGGTCTGAGAAATTCCAGGACGAAGACGTTCGGCTTGCTGCTGCCAGGGTTCACCAGCCCTGTGTACGCCTCGATCGCACAGGGTGTCGAACAACAGGCGAAGAAACGTGGGTACGGACTTGTCCTCGGTACCCACGCTGCCGGGGATCCGCACGAGACCATTACGGACATGCTGATGCACGGCCGCGTGGACGCAATAATGGTTGCCTCCGGGCATATCGAAGACGGGTCGTTACGCGAACTTGTCGAAAAAGCACCGAGGTCAGTCGTTCTGGTCAATCGTCAGGTTCGAGGTGTATCGGCCAGCGTCGTCCTACGAGACAGTGATGCCGCTGCTCTGGCAGTGAACCACCTGGTCCAGCTCGGTCACCGCTCAATTTGCGGAATTTTTGGTTCGCACACACTCGACACGATGGTTCGCCGTAAAAGCGGCTTCGTAGCCTCCTGCGCAAAGCACGCAGCCATTGGGACGCCAATCGAAGTCAGGGATCGCGACTACGCCGCCGGATACGAGGGAGCCCTGCGCGCGCTGCGCCACAACTCGGCGCCGACTGCACTCGTTGCCGGCACCTTCCCTATGGGTGTCGGCGCTCTCGCGGCGGCCCGAGATGCGGGAATTTGTGTCCCCGAACATTTTTCCATTCTTGCCCTGCATACCGACAGGCTTGCTGACTTTCTGTCTCCGCGCTTGTCGACCGTCGCCCTACCGACCCGGCAACTGGGCGCCGAGGCAGTCGAACTGGCGGTGGTTCTCACCGAAGGAGGGACCCCGCCGTATCGTTGTTCCAGAGCCTCCCAAACTGCTACTGCGCGATTCGACCGCGGCGGCGCGTGTTCCTTGAGCACTATCGATCTACGACGGACGTACCGTTGA
- a CDS encoding cyclase family protein: MSQRRCERRVHDGERNHSFIKMRRSLSFSLSAEAIRMHIGRFDIKRLTRRQQACDCRTPKLEVHLAGAVFLFLCRLTPATICDSNERIFMRRILDLSMTLQNDVPSDPPGYEYSIAYTSHQDTVPTLERRYPGLQASDLPNGEAFALETVNLSTHNGTHVDSPWHYSSLLEDGTKPRGIDEMPLDWFFRPGVKLDFRHLPDGYVVTAEDIERELARIDYSLRPFDIVVVNTSAAAKFGTEHYAESGCGVGREATLFLCEKGVRVVGTDAWGWDAPYKYVAERYARDGDPSIIWEGHKAGRTVEYCQIEKLRYLEQLPSHGFQIAAFPVKIFAASGGWTRAVAIFDEP; the protein is encoded by the coding sequence GTGTCGCAACGACGCTGCGAACGCCGCGTTCACGATGGCGAGCGGAACCACTCGTTCATCAAAATGCGTCGTTCGTTGTCCTTTTCACTTTCGGCTGAAGCCATCCGTATGCACATCGGACGATTTGATATCAAACGTTTGACTCGACGTCAACAGGCGTGCGACTGTCGAACCCCCAAGCTAGAAGTCCACTTGGCAGGCGCCGTCTTCCTATTTCTCTGCAGGTTGACGCCTGCAACGATATGCGACTCCAATGAACGGATTTTCATGCGACGAATCCTCGACCTGTCGATGACCCTGCAGAACGACGTTCCCTCGGACCCACCTGGATACGAGTACTCCATCGCCTACACGAGCCATCAAGATACCGTGCCGACGCTCGAGCGTCGCTACCCTGGTCTTCAAGCCTCCGATCTTCCCAACGGTGAAGCTTTCGCCTTGGAAACTGTCAATCTTTCGACCCACAACGGGACGCACGTCGACTCACCGTGGCACTATTCTTCGCTGCTCGAAGACGGGACCAAGCCCCGTGGAATAGACGAAATGCCACTGGACTGGTTCTTCCGGCCAGGTGTCAAGCTCGATTTCCGTCATCTACCCGACGGGTACGTGGTCACTGCCGAAGATATCGAACGGGAACTCGCCCGGATCGACTATTCGCTGCGACCGTTCGACATCGTGGTGGTCAACACCTCGGCTGCAGCGAAATTCGGAACAGAACATTATGCCGAAAGTGGTTGTGGCGTAGGTAGAGAAGCAACACTTTTTCTCTGCGAAAAGGGGGTGCGGGTAGTTGGAACAGATGCCTGGGGGTGGGATGCGCCATACAAGTATGTGGCAGAACGGTACGCCCGCGACGGTGACCCCTCGATTATCTGGGAAGGACACAAAGCCGGACGCACGGTCGAGTATTGCCAGATCGAGAAGCTTCGGTATCTCGAACAGCTCCCTTCGCACGGATTCCAGATAGCCGCATTTCCAGTCAAGATCTTCGCCGCTTCGGGCGGTTGGACCCGCGCTGTAGCGATTTTTGACGAGCCCTGA
- a CDS encoding FAD binding domain-containing protein has protein sequence MTTRRVDFPRSAVEAAQLLQRHHSVGHTTMVIGGGTLTIPSLSHGYATPSRIIDLGRIDAREIRASASEIHVGALVAYQQLIVSPTVRRELRLLHLMASGITGGIQIRNQGTLGGAGCAARPHSDAPAVLVALDAQMIVQSAAAQRVVAAADFFVGAESNDMSKSEVLSGISFPRRFGTMRAAYYKLKFAESSWPVVTASCLLPPADVDGSGTAGRLVVGGLATVPLVIPIEANEGTFDEDTAIAQVRAAIGCVPSGDLWSDLRASADYRCRVAPEIARRALRTALTTPGGTR, from the coding sequence ATGACTACGCGCCGTGTCGACTTTCCTCGCAGTGCCGTAGAAGCTGCGCAGCTACTGCAACGACACCACTCGGTCGGGCATACGACGATGGTGATCGGCGGCGGGACGCTTACCATTCCCTCTCTGTCTCATGGTTATGCGACGCCTTCCAGAATCATCGACCTCGGACGGATCGACGCCCGCGAGATCAGGGCGAGCGCCAGTGAAATCCATGTCGGCGCACTGGTGGCCTACCAGCAACTGATCGTGTCGCCGACTGTCCGCCGGGAACTACGCCTCCTGCACCTGATGGCCAGCGGTATCACCGGCGGCATCCAGATCCGCAACCAAGGAACTCTCGGTGGTGCAGGGTGCGCAGCACGGCCACATTCCGATGCACCGGCGGTGTTGGTCGCGTTGGACGCGCAAATGATCGTGCAATCTGCTGCGGCGCAGCGCGTCGTCGCAGCGGCCGACTTCTTTGTCGGCGCCGAGAGCAACGACATGAGCAAGTCCGAGGTCCTGTCCGGAATCAGCTTTCCGCGGCGATTCGGCACAATGCGCGCCGCGTACTACAAGTTGAAGTTTGCCGAATCCTCGTGGCCGGTGGTCACCGCGTCGTGCCTTCTTCCTCCAGCCGATGTCGATGGCTCGGGCACCGCTGGACGGTTGGTGGTGGGCGGGTTGGCGACGGTTCCATTAGTAATTCCCATCGAAGCGAATGAAGGGACGTTCGACGAGGATACTGCGATCGCACAGGTGCGCGCCGCGATCGGATGCGTTCCTTCTGGCGATCTTTGGTCGGATCTCAGAGCCTCAGCTGACTACCGGTGCCGCGTTGCACCAGAGATTGCCCGTCGTGCTCTGCGGACGGCACTGACAACACCAGGAGGTACACGATGA
- a CDS encoding MFS transporter, which yields MGNTLEWYDWSVYAIFAPFFATQFFVGAGPTAALLSTLAVFAVGFIMRPIGGFLFGWLADRRGRRFSMTASMLLMAAGSLVIGVAPNHTQIGIWAAVILVAARLSQGLAHGGEIAASYTYIAEIAPPARRGLWSTSLYVSVTAGIVLATLIGAGITSTLGDAAIGDWAWRIPFLFGGLLGLVGLYLRRTLPETEAFTEEAKLPGEGTGQSLQSTRDLLRGLAANKVSLVRIVGLTLGVTVVYYTWAIGISGFAISAKDVPASGALWASVIANIFFMLTLPVWGLLSDRFGRKPIFITFSIAFIVLPYPLFESLDDSPVRLALVMMVALFFLGAFVGIMPAYFAELFPTAVRASGIGVPYSFIVAIFGGTAPYVLTSLAGKDLEWIFVLYTIVLAAIGLITTVLTPETKGRKLV from the coding sequence GTGGGTAACACCCTTGAATGGTACGACTGGAGTGTCTACGCAATTTTCGCGCCGTTCTTCGCAACGCAGTTCTTCGTCGGCGCCGGCCCAACCGCAGCGTTGTTGTCCACACTCGCTGTTTTCGCAGTCGGTTTCATCATGCGGCCGATCGGTGGATTCTTGTTCGGGTGGTTGGCCGATCGTCGGGGGCGCCGGTTCTCGATGACCGCGTCGATGCTTCTCATGGCGGCGGGGAGCCTCGTCATCGGTGTCGCACCGAATCACACCCAGATCGGCATATGGGCAGCAGTAATTCTCGTTGCCGCGAGGCTCTCGCAGGGGCTTGCGCACGGAGGGGAGATCGCAGCCTCCTACACGTACATTGCCGAGATCGCTCCGCCAGCACGCCGAGGGCTTTGGTCGACCAGTCTGTACGTGTCCGTCACTGCTGGCATCGTGCTCGCCACGCTGATCGGTGCAGGCATCACAAGCACCCTGGGTGACGCCGCTATCGGGGACTGGGCGTGGCGAATCCCGTTTCTCTTCGGTGGCCTGCTCGGTCTCGTCGGCTTGTACCTGCGACGAACGCTCCCGGAAACAGAAGCATTCACCGAAGAAGCCAAGCTGCCCGGCGAGGGGACAGGGCAGTCACTCCAATCGACCCGAGACCTCCTACGCGGTCTCGCGGCGAACAAAGTCAGTCTCGTACGGATCGTGGGACTCACACTCGGTGTGACCGTTGTGTACTACACCTGGGCCATCGGCATATCGGGCTTTGCCATCAGCGCCAAGGACGTACCGGCATCGGGAGCGTTGTGGGCCAGCGTGATTGCAAATATTTTCTTCATGCTGACCCTCCCGGTCTGGGGCCTACTGTCCGACCGGTTCGGGCGCAAACCGATCTTCATCACCTTCAGTATCGCGTTCATTGTGCTGCCGTATCCCCTTTTCGAATCACTCGACGACTCTCCGGTCCGGCTCGCTCTCGTCATGATGGTGGCGCTGTTCTTCCTCGGTGCCTTTGTCGGCATCATGCCTGCCTATTTTGCCGAATTATTCCCCACCGCCGTCCGCGCGTCAGGAATCGGAGTCCCCTACTCATTCATCGTTGCCATCTTCGGAGGTACAGCGCCCTACGTACTCACCTCACTCGCCGGCAAAGATCTTGAATGGATATTTGTCCTTTACACGATCGTCCTCGCCGCGATCGGCCTGATCACCACCGTCCTCACCCCTGAAACCAAAGGCCGGAAACTAGTGTGA
- a CDS encoding enoyl-CoA hydratase/isomerase family protein, with translation MTETVGTPSMSHLERAASNFDSYKNKYRSISMARSDDGVLEVTLQTNGGPLQWSLLAHNELEDAFLQIGRDRDNEVVILTGVGDYFSGPAIKPGEHPNRNTMTPDAYDPIYFEGKHLLPNLLSIEAPIISAINGPAVRHAEIPLVSDIVLASDDTYFQDTAHFAGGMVPGDGMHIVMPLLMGMTRGRYFLMTGQKVDAAEAKSIGLVNEVLPKGEVLDRARALAQQLMLQPRLVRRYTRTVLTEDLRARLHGLLGYGLALEGLARMKG, from the coding sequence ATGACAGAGACCGTTGGCACACCGAGCATGAGCCACCTCGAACGAGCAGCGTCGAATTTCGACAGCTACAAAAACAAGTATCGAAGCATCTCGATGGCCCGATCCGATGATGGTGTCCTCGAAGTCACCCTCCAGACGAACGGTGGGCCATTGCAATGGAGCCTGCTCGCACACAATGAGCTCGAGGATGCCTTTCTGCAGATCGGCCGAGATCGTGACAACGAAGTCGTTATCCTCACCGGGGTAGGCGACTACTTCAGCGGGCCGGCAATCAAACCCGGAGAGCACCCCAACCGCAACACGATGACCCCAGATGCGTACGACCCCATCTACTTCGAGGGCAAGCACCTACTGCCGAACCTCCTGTCGATCGAAGCCCCCATCATTTCCGCGATCAACGGTCCTGCAGTCAGACACGCCGAAATACCACTCGTCTCGGACATCGTCCTTGCATCGGATGACACGTACTTCCAGGACACCGCGCACTTCGCCGGAGGCATGGTGCCGGGAGACGGCATGCACATAGTGATGCCCCTGCTGATGGGGATGACTCGCGGGCGCTACTTCTTGATGACCGGGCAAAAAGTGGACGCAGCCGAGGCGAAATCGATCGGGTTGGTCAACGAAGTGTTGCCGAAAGGGGAGGTCCTGGATCGCGCCCGCGCTCTCGCGCAGCAACTCATGCTCCAGCCCAGGCTGGTCCGTCGATACACCAGAACCGTGCTCACCGAGGATCTACGAGCTCGCCTACACGGACTCCTCGGATACGGACTTGCTCTCGAAGGGCTCGCGCGAATGAAGGGTTGA
- a CDS encoding xanthine dehydrogenase family protein molybdopterin-binding subunit, with amino-acid sequence MVKKPQPYPKTDAFSFVSGTSTYVDDVRLPNMLYMAVARSTMAHANLVAVDVADARRVAGVVRVLEGQEAATYLGPLPYSFGEPELIGGRRSVMTALPTEKVRFVGEAIAVVVGETRSAAAEGAAAITAVYEALPGVFDAAVFQKQRGAAGGLTRVLADRVIAKNVFECGDTHAALAAAVHTRNYRFSMQRSSTAPMEPRGYVASWSEGDGRLTVHASHQQPFQLRGQLSTVLGIDESAIRVVVPSVGGSFGLKMTGPVEEPLVCLMSLLTGRPVKWMESRGECFLGGGREQLHDVTVGFDQSGIVTVFDDKIVIPVGAESTSPGWRQAFVAAASFPTAYSIGNVAIESLVVETNEPPWQSLRGFGKEGPILVMERTMDLIARSLDLDPVVVRRRNLLSKDAFPHRMPSGYLIDSGDFAGVLDEVLSLADYDGLCDAVRTDTDTRILEGVGIAFEITPEGGGHASGRLAENVVPTIAADEAATISMDSDGHVHVYSGVTSPGGGGETSLAMLAADVLGLTRGDVTIVQGDTDIVPAGTGNASSRGTAVGGAAVVLAARDLATELTEHASALTGVPVSRIRLVDGHVELAEHPPLPFAAISAHALSLDPSALRHERTYRPVNTTRPDETAPYRYSYPYFSSGAYVAHVAVDTLTGKITLQGLTAVHDCGRVINEALVEGQLQGAMAMGVGIALFEHSQFDQGDPRSRSFKEYLIPRANDLPPFTVGHFETLSPNTLFGAKGAGEAGVGGALAAVANAVDHALARWGVEAKTFPLTPPRVLDMLDFNCDER; translated from the coding sequence ATGGTGAAAAAGCCTCAACCGTATCCGAAGACCGACGCGTTCTCGTTCGTTAGCGGAACCTCTACCTACGTCGACGACGTGCGCCTGCCGAACATGCTATACATGGCGGTTGCTCGAAGCACAATGGCACACGCGAACTTGGTTGCTGTCGACGTCGCGGACGCGCGCCGGGTCGCCGGTGTGGTGCGAGTCTTGGAGGGGCAAGAGGCTGCCACGTACTTGGGTCCTCTGCCGTACAGCTTCGGTGAGCCCGAGTTGATCGGTGGACGACGAAGCGTCATGACTGCACTACCGACCGAGAAAGTTCGGTTCGTCGGCGAGGCGATCGCGGTGGTGGTCGGCGAGACTCGCAGCGCGGCCGCGGAGGGAGCCGCAGCAATCACCGCCGTGTACGAAGCGTTACCTGGCGTGTTCGACGCCGCAGTGTTTCAGAAGCAGCGGGGCGCCGCTGGTGGACTGACGCGGGTACTCGCGGACCGTGTCATCGCGAAGAACGTCTTCGAGTGCGGCGATACGCACGCGGCGCTCGCCGCGGCCGTTCACACCAGGAACTATCGCTTTTCGATGCAACGAAGCTCGACTGCGCCGATGGAACCCCGCGGCTACGTCGCATCCTGGTCCGAAGGCGACGGACGCTTGACGGTCCATGCCTCACACCAGCAGCCTTTCCAGTTGAGGGGCCAGTTGTCGACGGTTCTGGGTATAGACGAGAGTGCGATTCGTGTCGTTGTCCCCTCCGTGGGCGGCTCGTTCGGATTGAAGATGACAGGACCGGTCGAGGAGCCGCTCGTGTGCTTGATGAGTTTGTTGACCGGCCGTCCTGTCAAGTGGATGGAAAGCCGCGGCGAATGCTTCCTGGGCGGCGGCCGCGAGCAATTGCACGACGTCACAGTCGGTTTCGATCAATCTGGCATCGTTACCGTATTCGATGACAAGATCGTCATTCCGGTCGGTGCCGAATCGACCTCGCCCGGCTGGCGCCAGGCGTTCGTCGCAGCAGCCAGCTTCCCCACTGCGTACAGCATCGGGAACGTCGCGATCGAGTCGTTGGTGGTCGAGACGAACGAACCGCCATGGCAGTCGTTGCGTGGTTTCGGCAAAGAAGGCCCAATTCTGGTGATGGAACGCACCATGGATCTGATTGCTAGATCTCTCGATCTGGACCCGGTGGTCGTGCGGCGCCGGAATTTGTTGAGCAAGGACGCTTTTCCGCACAGGATGCCGTCCGGATACCTCATCGACAGTGGCGACTTCGCAGGCGTTCTGGACGAGGTGCTGTCGCTCGCCGATTACGACGGGCTCTGCGATGCCGTTCGCACGGACACCGACACCCGGATCCTCGAAGGCGTCGGCATCGCTTTCGAAATCACTCCGGAAGGAGGAGGGCACGCGTCGGGTCGGCTCGCGGAGAATGTGGTGCCGACCATTGCTGCAGATGAGGCCGCGACGATTTCCATGGATTCAGACGGTCACGTCCATGTGTACAGCGGTGTCACCAGCCCTGGCGGGGGAGGGGAAACCTCCCTCGCGATGCTAGCCGCCGACGTGCTCGGGCTTACCCGAGGTGACGTCACAATAGTGCAGGGCGATACGGACATCGTCCCGGCCGGGACCGGTAACGCCAGCAGCCGCGGCACAGCGGTCGGAGGTGCAGCGGTCGTGCTCGCCGCACGAGACCTGGCAACGGAATTGACCGAACATGCGTCAGCTCTCACGGGTGTTCCCGTCTCTCGAATTCGACTCGTCGACGGACACGTCGAGTTAGCGGAACACCCACCGCTGCCCTTCGCGGCCATCAGTGCACACGCACTCTCGTTGGATCCATCGGCGTTGCGGCACGAACGGACCTATCGTCCCGTCAATACGACCAGACCCGACGAGACGGCGCCCTATCGGTACAGCTATCCATACTTCTCAAGCGGCGCCTACGTCGCACACGTGGCTGTGGATACGCTGACTGGGAAGATCACGCTGCAAGGCTTGACTGCCGTACATGATTGCGGCCGCGTCATCAACGAGGCCCTGGTAGAGGGGCAGTTACAGGGCGCGATGGCTATGGGCGTCGGAATAGCGCTGTTCGAACACAGCCAATTCGACCAGGGCGATCCTCGGTCGCGGTCGTTCAAGGAGTACCTGATTCCACGGGCGAACGACCTACCACCGTTTACTGTCGGTCACTTCGAAACACTCTCTCCCAACACTCTCTTCGGCGCGAAGGGTGCGGGGGAGGCCGGAGTAGGAGGAGCACTGGCGGCAGTGGCCAATGCAGTCGATCATGCCCTTGCGCGATGGGGCGTCGAGGCGAAGACCTTCCCACTCACGCCCCCGCGGGTGTTGGACATGCTCGACTTCAATTGCGATGAACGATGA
- a CDS encoding SDR family NAD(P)-dependent oxidoreductase: MPTVLITGGHSGIGLDCSKDLAARGFDLVLAGRSPARMQIVAQELRSAHNVDVLLVELDTSSLASVRTAADECQSLLQRGEIGSLVAVICNAGGRFDGDVRYSEDGYELTFATNCLGHFLLVQLTVPLLAARGRVVFTASGTHDPDTMDGRMVGAAMKPDAFALANDGKDGSRPLSAGKRYSTSKLCDVMYAYELARRLERAGSSVSAISFDPGSIPSTGFLRDMPKAMQWLANTRLFGWVSRRMGVVTSTSKFSGTSLAQIATEDQYPTGSYLQANAGTLTKVRSSTVSYDEQIAVTLWNDSKDLVGLIPDEEPAELR; encoded by the coding sequence ATGCCGACGGTACTCATCACCGGAGGGCATTCCGGGATTGGGCTCGATTGCTCGAAGGATCTTGCAGCACGAGGGTTCGACCTTGTTCTCGCAGGCCGGAGCCCGGCACGGATGCAAATTGTTGCGCAGGAATTGCGATCAGCGCACAACGTCGACGTGCTGTTGGTCGAGCTCGACACCTCGTCGCTCGCGTCCGTTCGCACGGCTGCCGATGAATGCCAATCGCTCCTGCAGCGCGGCGAGATAGGCTCGCTGGTCGCCGTCATCTGCAACGCGGGCGGGCGCTTCGACGGGGATGTGCGATACAGCGAAGATGGTTACGAGCTGACATTCGCAACGAATTGCTTAGGGCACTTCCTTCTGGTTCAGCTCACTGTGCCACTGCTGGCCGCGCGCGGCCGTGTCGTCTTCACTGCCAGCGGCACCCACGATCCGGACACGATGGACGGCAGGATGGTCGGCGCCGCCATGAAGCCCGACGCTTTCGCTCTCGCGAATGACGGCAAGGACGGATCGAGGCCCCTCTCCGCTGGTAAGCGCTACTCGACGTCAAAGCTGTGCGATGTGATGTATGCTTACGAGCTCGCACGTCGTCTCGAACGTGCGGGCAGCTCCGTCTCGGCCATATCGTTCGATCCCGGCTCCATCCCGAGCACCGGCTTCCTACGGGACATGCCGAAGGCCATGCAGTGGCTAGCCAACACCCGGCTCTTCGGCTGGGTCAGTAGGCGTATGGGGGTCGTCACGTCGACCTCGAAGTTCTCAGGAACTTCGCTCGCGCAGATTGCGACCGAGGACCAATACCCGACTGGCTCGTACCTTCAGGCCAACGCCGGCACCCTGACGAAGGTACGGTCATCAACAGTCTCGTACGACGAACAGATCGCAGTGACCTTGTGGAATGATTCAAAGGACCTGGTTGGCCTCATCCCAGACGAGGAACCCGCTGAGCTGCGATGA